CGACGAGACGTGGGTCTACCCCGGCCACGGCGGCGACACGACGCTCGGCGCCGAGCGTCCGCACCTCGCCGAGTGGCGCGCGCGGGGCTGGTGAGCCCGAGGGGTACGCGTCACGCCTGACCGGCGGCGGACACCAGCGCCGCCACCCGCTCCACCGCGAACGCGTACCCCTGCACACCGCATCCCGCGATGACGCCGTCGGCGCGCTGCGAGACGTAGCTGTGGTGCCGGAACGCCTCGCGCTGGTGGATGTTGGAGATGTGCACCTCCACCACGGGCACGCCGTCACAGGTGTTGAGGGCGTCCAGGATCGCGACGGACGTGTGGGAGTACGCCGCGGGATTGATGACGATGCCCGCGTGGTGCTCGCGCGCCTCGTGGATCCAGTCCACCAACTCGCCCTCGTGGTTGCTCTGTCGCAGGTCCACGGTCCCGCCGTGCGCGGCCGCCGCCTCGGCGCACAGCGCCTCGACGTCGGCGAGGGTGTCCGTGCCGTAGATCTCGGGCTGGCGGCGGCCCAGGAGGTTCAGGTTCGGGCCGTTCAGGATCATGATCGGGGCGGTGGCGAGGCTGCGCGTCATAGGGGAGGTCTATCACGCCCCCCACGCGCGCGGGAGGCCGTGCAACTCGGGCCCCACGCGCACGGGAGGAGGGCGGACATCCCAGACTCGATCGCGAAGCGTTACAGCTCATCACTATGGGTAGTTGACGCGGCATGCACCGAACCGCACCACCCTCACTGCCGCGCCTCGCGGCCGCCTCGCTCGCCGGGACCGCCATCGAGTTCTACGACTTCTTCATCTACGGCACGGCGGCGGCACTGGTCCTGGGACCGCTGTTCTTCCCCACCTTCTCGCCACTCGCCGGAACCCTCGCCGCCTTCGCGACCTTCGGAGTGGGGTTCGTCGCGCGCCCGCTGGGCTCCGTCCTCTTCGGGCACATCGGTGACCGGCGCGGGCGGCGCCCCGTCCTCATCGCGTCGCTGCTCCTCACCGGCGTCGCCACGGTCGCCGTCGGCTGCGTCCCCACATACGAATCGATCGGGATCGCCGCCCCCGTACTGCTCCTCGTCCTGCGCTTTCTGCAGGGCCTCGGGCTCGGGGGCGAGTGGGGCGGCGCCGTGCTGCTGACCGCGGAGCACGCGCCGCCCGAGCGGCGCG
The sequence above is a segment of the Streptomyces sp. Je 1-369 genome. Coding sequences within it:
- the aroQ gene encoding type II 3-dehydroquinate dehydratase, with translation MTRSLATAPIMILNGPNLNLLGRRQPEIYGTDTLADVEALCAEAAAAHGGTVDLRQSNHEGELVDWIHEAREHHAGIVINPAAYSHTSVAILDALNTCDGVPVVEVHISNIHQREAFRHHSYVSQRADGVIAGCGVQGYAFAVERVAALVSAAGQA